CCTCAGTAAGTTCTCAGCCCTTCCATGACACACCCAAAGGCCACGGCAAACAGCGACCTCTCTCCACACCAACAGGGCACAATCAAACAAGGATGCCCCCAAATTTAGGGTgccccaggaagaggaagagcttAGCGTTGGGGACAGAGAAGCCACCTactgagagaggagaggagagggcctggggctggagggggccggggcaggggcaggggctagGGAGAGGCTCTGCTAGCCTGAGCGGGGGCGGGTGTGCTCAATCTGGCCTTCCTTGGGTTGGCTTCCTGGAGAAACCCCAGGCATGGGGACGGGCTCCCAGAGTCTGGGGGGTCCTGGCTACCGGTGTCCCAGAGGTAGGGCTCCCAGGCCGTGGGACAGCATCTGGGACAGTGTGTGCCCCCAGTGTGTGCTCTGCCCAAGCCCCGTCCCAAGACGGCCCTGGGACCCCCAAGCTTCCCCAATGGCCCAATAGGAACAATGGAGTCCtacaggaggggaggagagagaaagagaccaaGGCGCTGGGGACATTCGGAAACCCAAGAGGGGCAGCCTTGGATTCAGGGGTCAGCAGAGGACATTGGGGTGACATTTGCCAAATCGGCAGTGGCTGGAGACTGTCCGCCCCCCGACACAAGCCTACGCCCATCACAGACTCAGCGTCCTTTATTGCACAGCGAGACTGCGATCCTTCCCCGGTGTGGGTGCGGGTGGAGAACCCCTCGACCAGGCCCCGGTGTGCGCAGGTAGGCCGGCTCAGCAGTCCGGCCACAGGAGGGTGAAGGCACCGCGGCTGCAGCGGAAATCCGGCTCTGGCTGCTCCGACTTGGGCTCCACGGAGACCAGGCGCCGAGCCCCGCGCTGGGTCAGCGGGATGCAGTCGGAGACCCGGACCTCCAGGGCCCGGCCCTCCCTGAAGGATGGAGGTCAGGGTCAGGACGGGCAGGGCTCCGCAGCCCCGCAGCCGCCCCCGCGCCCCGAGACTCACCCCTGGCAGTGCGCGGCCAGCACGCCCACCAGCTCCCCGACGCGGTTATCCAGTGGCGGCCGGGAGCGGTGCAGACACACCACCAGGTCGTCGTAGCCCCGCGCGTGCAGCACCACCAGCTGGTCCCGCCCGCTGGTCACGCTCAGCCCGGTCACCTGAAGGGGGCGGGGTCTCAGGGTCAGGGGCGCAGCAGGCCCTCCTCCCCAAACCTGCACCTACACCCCACAGCCCAGCAGCACAGGCCCGCCCCCCGCACTCATCTTCCCCTCCCCAGCACCCCGCCCGCTCCCCTCGGCCTCTCCTgagctcccctcctctcccccaggcccCACAACCCTGCTGTTCCCTCTaggtccccttcctccctctctggtTCTGCCCATAAAGGCGAGGGTCGGGCAGGGCGCACCGCACACGAGGGCTTTTTGCCCTAATGGAATGTCCTAGATCTGCACAGTCTAACGTGGCGCCACTGCTCACCTGTGGCTCTCCAGCACCCGAATGTGCTGGTGCCACTGACGAGCTGAActtctacttttctttccttttcattgcaTTTAAATAGCCACACGGGTCGTGGCCACCATACCAGATGGTCCTCCAGCCTGACAGTTACACGGACCCCCAGCCTCAGTCCCTGCCCTGGGTTGCCCCTTGGCCTGTGGGAATATGAGCTGCGACTCCAGGGAGCAAGTGGGTCACAGAACTGGACAGAGGGGTGAAAGGCGGGGACAGGGTCCCAGGGGTGGCAGCCACGCACTGCAGCCAGCTCCACGCGGTCCCGTGGCGGAGACCCCCGGGCGGGCACTGGCACAGGTGTGGGGAAGAGGGGCCATTTGGCATTTCGTTCTGCCAAAGAGTGGAGCAGGAGGGGGGCGAGGAGGCTGAGGATGGGGCTCTGGGCCCCCCACCCGTGGGGCAACCGGAAGCCTCTGCAGGCTGTTCAGCAGGGGCGCATGGGGCGGGGGAGGAGTTGTCGTCCTGAGCTGATGCTGAGTTCTAGAAAGCTCCAGCCATCCCAGGTAGGCATGAGGGGAGGGGCCCGGCAGTGCCCAGCAGGACACCAGGCCAGCTAGGGCCTCACGGATGCCCCCGCCCCCGCACAGGGCTCACCACGTCCAGGGGCACGGCCCGCATCACCCGGTACTGCCGGCCCGGCTCCAGCTTGTAGAGGTGCCGGTCTGTGAGCAGAAGCGCCCGGTCCCGGCTTTTGTTGAAGCGATTCACCTGCAGGACAGGTGCTCTCAGGGTCACTTGCCTGCCCCAGGGGGCTCCCCAGCAGGTGTGGCCAGTGGCCTCGCCTCCCTGAGGCCACTCTCTCACTGACGGGGCTGGAACTGACGACTTTTGAAGTTTCAGGGTCAGCTGTGAAACCTCTAAGCTAGGCCTGGGCCAGGGCTGCCACGGGCCTGCAGCCCTGTATCCACTGCTCACCTTTCGGACATGGCTGGAGAAGAGCACGGCCCCGAAGCCGTCCTTTTCCCGAAGCGTCTTCAGTCGCTGAGCAAACAGGCCTGAGGCTGTGGGGTTGTCTGCGGCCTGAGGACAGATGGGGGCTGCTTGGGATGGGGTCTTGGGACCATGCTTGACTGACAGCAACTCTCAGGGAATTGGCACAGTTATCCTTGACCTCAGAGAACCTCATCAGGCCATGCGCCAGCCTCCTGGTGGGTCCACCTGCCACGCTGGCTTCCCTAAGGCCCACCGCATAGACCCCCTGCAGCCCTGAGGTTCTAGGCACACATGTCTGTGCCGTCCACACCACCCACCAGCCCAGCTCCCCACGCCAGGCCCGGGCAGACTGAGAGATGGAAGGGGCTGGTGGGACCTCGCTCCTCCATGCCAAGCCACCCACCTGGGCAAGCCTCTCGCCCCTGAGCCTTCATCCCCTGCAGAATGGGGCCAGGGGGCGGCTCACAGCACCCGCTGTGGGCCAAGGGGGGCCATGGCATGGAGTCAGGGGGCTGTGCCTAAGAAGGGGGATCTGTGCCGGAGACTGGGGGGGCTGACCTGAAAACACAGGAAGGCaagtgggaggagggcagagggggaggtGCTGAGTAAAGCCCAGGCTAGCTGGTTCTGGGTGAAAACCCTTGAACTTCAGAGGCCAGGGGCAGGAACAGAGGGGTACAGCCCACAGGACAGCCAGGCTCAGGGAGAGGACAGCTGAGGCGGACATGGGCAAGGTTTCAGCCTTGAGCCTCTCCTTGGCACCCAGACCCCACAGCCCTGACACTTACGGAGGACAAGTAGTCCCGGGCCCAGGCCCGCCGGCAGCCCCAGTCCTGTCGCAGCTCCTGCAGGGCCGCCATGGCGGCCACCTTGGCCTTGATCTGAGCCATGTCTGAAGGGGGGATGTTCTTCACCAGCTGCCGGGCCCGCCACCTGGAGAGGGCCAGGTGGTCAGACAGACCACTGTGCAGGCCTCACCCTTCCCTACTCCTGGTTCTGCCCCTTTTCCTGAGAACACACGTTAGTGCCTTTTCATGTCCCTTCCCCCACAGGATAAGGCCAGGCCCCTCAGCCAGGCACTAGCCACCCTCTGTGTCCCAGCCTCCCTGGTCTCAGTGGAAGGTGGCCTCTCCTGCTCTGAGCACGCTGGTTGCCCTTCACACCTCTCCTAAAGAACTCCTACTCAGCCTTCAAAGCCCTGCTCAGTTGTAAAGTTTCCCCCACTTCTAGCTCTGACCCACCACCCTCCCTGCAAGCCTCTAGCAAGGAGATGGAGGCCTGCATCCCCTCCAGATGTCCAGAATGGTGCTGGGGACATTAGGAATCTTCCACCGGCTGTGGGGTGTGGGCAGCCAGCAGATGTGCACAGCCCCCTGTTTTCTGCTTATCCAGTGGGACCACCTGCCTCCTGGCTAGCACCAAGGGGTTCAGATGGCCCGGTCCGGGTGTTCAGTGGGCTCTAGCTGAGTGGAAAAGAGTGAGGGGCGGTGGCAGAGGGCGAGTACCTGCAGAAGAGCGCCTGGCAGATGTCCTGGAAAGGCTGCAGCACAGCAGGGGGCAGCGGCCACACAAGGTCACGGCCGTAGAGTGGGGGCTGCCGTGCAGCCTGGAATCGCCGCTGCATCTCTGCCAGGTGAGCGCGCACCTTGTGCCTCCGGAACCAGCGCATGATGGTGTAGACGGCCCTCAGTCGCCGGAAGTGCCGCCTGGCCAGCGTGCCCCGCCATGCCTGGGGGGCCAGTGGGAGGTGGTGCTCCATTAGGCCCTGCCAGGCCCCGCCTCCCTCACCTTAGGAGACCCCAAAATGGAGGGGCACCCGAGAATGTAACCATCAAAACCCAGACTGAAGAACCTACAAGGCAAGCAGCCCAGCGAACCcacagattaaaagagacttaagcaACGTATAGACCCTGAGTTGAACAGACTGAGGACACGACTGGGGACGTGTGGTTATTGACTGGACAGGACAGCAGCAAGTCAGTGTGAACTTTCTAAATCCTGTTTCTGTGATGCTATTAGGtcatgttcttaaaaaaaaaaccctgtgtgTTATAGGAGATAACAGAGGTAACAATGAAATGCAGTGTGTCGTCCTTAGTTGGATTCTgggtttttaaaagatgtaatggaggacttccctggtggcgcaggggttaagaatccgcctgccaatgcagtggacacgggttcgatccctgggtcaAGAAGGTccacattctgcggagcaactaagcctgcgtgccacacctactgaagcccgcgcacctagagcccgtgctccgcaacaagagaagccaccgcggtgagaagctcacgcaccgcaacaaagagtagcccccgttcgccgcaactagagaaagcccgtgtgcagcagcaaagacccaacacagccaaaaaaaaaaaaaaaaagactgctctaccataccatttaaaaataaaaaaattaaaagatgtaaTGGGTCATAGTGGGACCCtttcagaaatttaaatatgGCCTACATATTAGACATTCAGATGTGTAGAATATATTTTATCAGtgttaggtttcttttttttttttggccatgccctgcagcatgcgggatcttagttcccccaccagagatggaacccgtgccccctgcagtggaagcgcagggccctaaccactgcaccgccagggaactcccagtgtTAGGCTTCTTGAATGTGCTAATGTCAGTGTGGTTGTAAAGGTGGATGACCTTGTTCTTAGGATATGCGTGCTGAAGGATCTAGGGGTGTCATTACTTTATATGGTttgggaaaaaatacaaatatatgcatatgtgagTATCTGTATGTGCGTatggagaaagagagatagagacagagagaaagagacggggtggggaggggagaacatAATTGGAGCAATCCAGGTGAATAGTAATCATTTCcacttttctgtaggtttgaaatgttaaaaataaaaagttatgggGCGAGGTGGGAGAATCCTTATCCTTTGGGAAGACATACTGAAATGATTATAAATGAAATGATTTGCTTCCGAATAACTGGGATAGAGGTGCGATGTCTACCCAAAACCACGTTGGTCATGTGACGTGGTTGACACAGGGCAGTAGCGTGTGGGAATAGAGCACACCATTCTGCATGCTTTTCTCCAGGTCTGAAATCTTTgagaataaatggaagaaaagaaggaaaaaagaaaggaaggaaggaagccagaTTCCTGAGTGTCTGTTTTGAGCACCTGGGCCTGAGGCTGGTGGCCACGGAACAGAGGGGACCCGAACAACAGCCCCACTTTTTGCTTAAGTCAGTTTCAGTGTTGGTTTGTCACCGGCGAGCAGGGGCTCCCCCGGTACTTGGAAGTGTGCCTGTGCGCCCCCCAGGTAACGCACATCCCCCCAACTCCGGGTGGTACACAtccatctctcctctccccccagGTAACGCACACAGCTCTCTCCTGCCCATCCTCCCACGCCCTCCCTGGGGGCCGTCCAGCCCCGCCGCACCTTCTGTAGCAGCAGCACGATGATGGGGATGAGACACGCGCGGCTCTGCTCCAGCGTGACCAGCGTCCGGGGCGAACGGATGAAGAGTTTGCTGTGGCCAAAGGCCACGTCCCCCTGCAGCCCGTGCTGCTCCAGGAGGGCGCTCACGGCCGCCCTATCGGAGCCCAGCAGGTGGTTTGGCCACGTGTACTCACAGGTCATCTTGTACCTGTCACAGAAGGACCGGGCAGTGGGCGCCAGACCCTGTGGAGGAGTGCGGATTCGCCCCGCCTTGACTCGCCCCGCCCCCattccccccccaaccccatgcATGCAGGCTCCCGCCTTGAAGTCTGAAAAGCGCCCCACGGCCCGCTGCTGGAACCCCTCAAGGACAcgcccctgggggagggggccgtACCTGAGCAGGAATCGAGAATAGGGCTGGCGGGAAGCGAAGCCAGCCCTGCGGACCCTCACGTTCTCCAGCAGCCCCAGGTATGCGACCTGGTGCCGACAGTGGCCCTCGTCCAGCTTCGCGGCCACCTTGTCCTCATTGGGCTTGATGCAGCGGATGTAGAAGGGCTCCTGTGGGGACAAAGGACACTCGGAGAGGCCAGTGTCACGGCCCTACAGTCACCTGGCAGGGGCAGCAGCTGTCTCCATCCTGCCGTCTCCATCCTCCCACGCTGCCGTCTGTCCGCGTGGGGAAGAGGCTctcaggggaaggggaggctgaggGCCCAAGGGCAGGCCGAAGGCTGAGGCCAGGAGGAGACTGCGGATGAGGGGTGGCGGGCAGCATGGGACCTGGGAGCCCAGTGCTGGGTGCGGGCAGGAGGCTGGCCCAGAGCCAGGTTCTGACCGGGCAGCAAAGCCCCTTAGCCCTTCCTTTCGCTTCCCAGAGGCCCTGCTGAGTCTCTGGATATTCTGCTGTCCTTCCACTGCCCCCTCTGACTTTGGGCCCCAAGCTCTGTAAGGTGCTCGTGCCACTTTCCTGTCCCTGTGACCCCAGCTTCCAGAAGCTAACCCGTATCTGGGCAGCACCAGGGCTGGGCCAACCCAAGCTCTGAGCAAGGTCTCCCCCAGCCCATCCCCAAGAGGCAATGAGGCCAGGGGAAGGCTGCTGGGACCCCGCATTTACTCAAGCCTCGGCCTGGTCCAGGGCATCTTAACCTGTGCAGTGGCCGGTCCCTCCCTGCTGGAGGGGTTGTGGCTTGcagcagagaggaaacagaaggaTCCGGAAGGATCCAGACTCAGGGTGGGGTTGCGGTGGGGGGGCCCGTACCTTGGAGGCCAGGTTTTCCACCAGGGCCACCATGGAGTTCTTGAAGAGCGTGCCAGCCGTCAGGGGGCGCTTGGTCACCTCCGTGATGTCCTGCTGCCCATCTGGCCACATGGCCCGCAGGGTGGGGTCCGCGCTGTGGACACAGGCTGCATGGCCAGCCGCCCTCCAGGACAGCCCACACCCCAGCCTGGCCATTTGTAAGCTTCATGGCCTCAGCTTTGACCCTCAGGCTGTCTGTGAGGGTCAGACTGGAGTGTCTGAAGGCCCTTCCAGCCAGAGGCCCTGGGCCCTCGCCCTCTGGTGCCCACACGCATGCCCACAGAGCCTGCTCACCTGTTGTACAGCAGCCGCTTGAAGTCCTGGAAGAGGGAGTCTCTGTTCTTGTCAATGAAGCCCTCCACCGAGTACCTGGTCGGGGGGGACAGGGCCACTGAGGAGACGGGGCCCTCGGACGGCCCCCAgcatgcccctcccctccccccacctggtcagcctctcttccttcctcctcacgTGCTCGTCTTCCTTTCCCTGTCCTTTCTGTCTTCCCTCTCATCACATAAGCCCTCCTCCCTCCAAAGCTTCTCTCCTGAGAGATGCCAAATGTCGCATCACTGAACCCTGGCTCTAGCACATACGTGCGGTGTGACCTGACCCAGGACAAGTTACtgaaactctctgtgcctcaacaGAGACCACGAGCTCAGAACAGTGCCTACTGAGTTTCCAAAAATATCAGCGATTGCAATTACAACCAGGAACTCCTGAGTCATTGGTCTATTTTGTTCCAGTGGCACCGAGAGCCTCAGATTCATTGTCTCATCCTTTGACTGTTAGAAAGCTCAGTGCTAAAATCTTGGCTTCACTTGCAGCTCCTAGAAAGGCTCAAGGCCATGGGATCTGACTTCTGGTGGCTTCGTCTTTTCGACTCTTATTTCTTCTCCTTGCGAAGGACACGTTGGACACTTGTGCCTCTCTCTGTGTCACCTCAGATCCACTTCCAGGTGAGGTGAGTGACAGGGAAATTAATAATAATCATGGCCACTCCTGGAAGACACCTGGGGCCTCGGTACTCAGTGTGTAGCCTGAGGACCCGCAGTGTCCATCTggcctgggagcttgttagagacACAGCCTCTCGCCCCTCTGCTCCTCCTTGCTGGCCTGCACCTTGATGTGCAGGCTTTGCTCAAAGCGTGACGAGAACTGGCCCTGGCCTAGGAGCAGAGGTCCACCCTGGCTGCACCTCggaatctccagcccctctcccagaaatgggcattttttttttttttttgaaatgggcattttttaaaaagcttcccagAAGATTCTATGatgcagccagggctgagaatcGCTATCTTAAAAGCCCCATTGTATGTATGCTTTTTACTTGTGAATCTGGTGAAGGGAATATTTTCAGTGCCTTAaaaaggggaaggggcagaggagggggaccAGACGCTCAGTGGGGGGCCCTTACATGACATCCCCTGCATAGTGCTTGATCCGGAAGTCTCGGCCAAACTCCATTGTCTTGTCTGTGGGGCAGAGCTATTGGGGGGGAGGCAGGCCAGGTCAAGGCACAGAAGGTGTGGGGggatctgggggagggggggcagtcCTGCAGAGAAGGCTGAGCCACCGCCaaggaccccacccccaccccaagacaGGCAGCGTGGCACCTGTGGCGCCCTTTCCAGTGCTGGGACCAGCCGGGGGTGCACAGGGCGGGGGAGACCGCAGGGGCGGAGGGGCACCTGGCGGCTGGTGTAGTGCGGGTGGTGGCGGTGGTGCGTGTCCAGGGTCTGCAGGAAGATCCGGTCGGTGATGGGGCCCGCACTGCCGCAGGCCTCATCCAGCACAGCCAGGATGCCCCGGTGGGGCCGCTCCACCAGGTCCACGATGGTGGCGTTGTTGAAGTACTCCACCTGCGGGAGGGCAAACAGGGCAGCTCCCGAGCCCCGTCGGCCGGCCTCATGCCCGAGTTCCTGCCCGGCGcccgctcccccacccccacccccacccccaccccgccctgctcTGCACACACCCG
The genomic region above belongs to Lagenorhynchus albirostris chromosome 8, mLagAlb1.1, whole genome shotgun sequence and contains:
- the MYO1G gene encoding unconventional myosin-Ig is translated as MEDEGPECSKPDFVLLDQVTMEDFMENLKLRFEKGHIYTYIGEVLVSVNPYQELPLYGPEAIARYQGRELYERPPHLYAVANAAYRAMKRRSRDTCIVISGESGAGKTEASRHIMQYIAAVTNPSQRAEVERVKDVLLKSTCVLEAFGNARTNRNHNSSRFGKYMDINFDFKGDPVGGHIHSYLLEKSRVLKQHVGERNFHAFYLVLRGCEDKELQELHLQRNPALYNFTRQGAGLSVLDSDEKSHHQAVTEAMRVIGFSPEEVASVHRILAAILHLGNIKFVEPEEGSLEQRGLAVTDEVLVDHVAELTATPREMVLRCLLARTVASGGRELIEKGHTAAEASYARDACAKAVYQRLFEWVVDRINRVMEPRDRDPRRDGKDTVIGVLDIYGFEVFPVNSFEQFCINYCNEKLQQLFIQLILKQEQEEYEREGIAWQSVEYFNNATIVDLVERPHRGILAVLDEACGSAGPITDRIFLQTLDTHHRHHPHYTSRQLCPTDKTMEFGRDFRIKHYAGDVMYSVEGFIDKNRDSLFQDFKRLLYNSADPTLRAMWPDGQQDITEVTKRPLTAGTLFKNSMVALVENLASKEPFYIRCIKPNEDKVAAKLDEGHCRHQVAYLGLLENVRVRRAGFASRQPYSRFLLRYKMTCEYTWPNHLLGSDRAAVSALLEQHGLQGDVAFGHSKLFIRSPRTLVTLEQSRACLIPIIVLLLQKAWRGTLARRHFRRLRAVYTIMRWFRRHKVRAHLAEMQRRFQAARQPPLYGRDLVWPLPPAVLQPFQDICQALFCRWRARQLVKNIPPSDMAQIKAKVAAMAALQELRQDWGCRRAWARDYLSSAADNPTASGLFAQRLKTLREKDGFGAVLFSSHVRKVNRFNKSRDRALLLTDRHLYKLEPGRQYRVMRAVPLDVVTGLSVTSGRDQLVVLHARGYDDLVVCLHRSRPPLDNRVGELVGVLAAHCQGEGRALEVRVSDCIPLTQRGARRLVSVEPKSEQPEPDFRCSRGAFTLLWPDC